TTTCCATTGCGGGATTATAAACGTAACCATTTTTTGTGAGCATAGGTGTTATAaaccataataaaatttgattaaaaaaattgtgaaattttaatttgtttataattattcCATGGTGAAAAATTCGAGCCACCAATGCCTAATATATTGTTCATGTTTTTTCATGAAACGATATCATCTTTTTAATAATAGacaatattgtttaatttatcgGTCGTGGCATGTAACTATGTAAGTATGATTTTTCAGCTTCCGAAGCAGATACAACTGATACAACAAATTTGTTCTTCATACTTGAGAAGAAAtccaaacttcatgattttctAGTTGATTTTCAAAGTTGCTAGAAGaaccaaaatttgatcaaacttcACAATTTGCGCAATTAAATACTGTATACATCTTACATATATGCTTTTATGATGTAATGCATCATTTTAGAAAAGCttgttatttccttttgattaatttgaaatttggtaaaaacaaatagatttaatattcaaaatcattAATTCAATCATTACTATTTACTAAGAATAAATTTGAGCAAATTGGTCCGGACAAAGCAGCCTCAAAttggagtaatttataaaccaaaaaagacCCCATAGTTCCATTGTATATACATGGGGAGTAActgcaaaataaaagagtttaataCCTATGCGAGTGTACAGTGTACTCCTATAGCTATACTGATTATTATCTGAGGTCTGGTATTATTGAAAGGGGAGGTAACTATGTGCATCCATCTACTAATCTCCCCCTATTCCACAAACTAACACGACAATATAAACAAGTGGTAGAGTGGTTAGTGCCCAAACCAAAGGTCTTGGTTTTGAGCCCATCATAGCGCGGCCTTTCCAAATTTCAGTTCGTTTATcaataaaaacacacatgagaatataaaaaagatgTCACCTCGGTGCAACTCCAGGAATGGCACCACTGATCAGGTCGCTGCCGCTCACATATTCTGAACCATACGACGTTGTCACAATAGATGAAGAGGCTACACTACTCATCACCTCCTTTCCAGGGTAACTCATCACCTCCTTTGCTGGGTAGTCACTTATCTCGCTATCTTTATCTGGCATCATCATCCATATGTTATCCAGCTCCCTCACCACTTGAGCCATTGAAGGCCGCTCGTCTGGATCATCTTTGCAGCACTTGAGCGCCAGATTTACGAACTTTTGGACACATTCCGAAGGATAAGATCCCATCCGTTCATCGATCACAGAGAATACAATGCCAGAGTTATATGCAATGTTGACCTGATGCAACAATCATCATAAGTACACCTCATAATGCTCTGCCTCAAAACGACTTAGTTAAATGAAATAGTACCTCCCTCACGATGTTTTTCCCATGGTAAATAGGGTGCATTCCAGTTAGCAACTCCAAAAATACTACCCCAAGGCTATAAACGTCGCTTTTGTCTGTTAGCTTGTGAGTTAGGAAATACTCCGGATCAAGGTATCCCTGCAGTTTGATATTTGCTCAGTAGACAAATAAAAACTAATCTAGTCACTGCTTTTTCGATTGAGCCTTACCGGGGTTCCCTTCACAACTGTAGATACATGACCAGGGGCATTGCCGTCGAATTCAGACACTGGGGCCAGCTTTGACAGTCCAAAATCAGCAACCTTGGCACTATACTTCGAGTCCATCAATATATTGCTTGACTTGATATCCCGATGAAATATTGGAGGATTGGCTTCAGTGTGAAGGTAAAGGATGCCTCTGGCCGCATCTAATGCTGTTCTTACTCTCATAGCAAAATTCAGTGGCGCTTTAAACTTCCCTGAATTATCATcaatataacataattaattcaatgcTGCCAtgtaattatctttttaatattggtTTAGATTAAATCAATCAGTCAGAGTTCAAGTCTCCCTATCCTCAGAACAGTTCATGACCTCTACAGTCAAAAAGAATAATGGACAAGTAATATAAGAATTTGAATCGCCACAACTAAGAAAGTAAATTTCTAGTGAAATGGTTATAGTTGTATTAAGCCAATGTTTTAGCCTTTAAATGGTACTTTGGCATCACATGTTCTTCAATGCTGCCATGCATCCCAGAAGTgcttgaaattttgttttcttctggAAATTTCATACCATATAAACGAAAGTTAAAGAGGCTTGCTGTCAAAAATTTACCAGATAGATGATCCCTCAATGTGCCATTAGGCACGAATTCATAAGCCAGCATCTGCACCAGGAAATTTATAGGTATACATGAGCATCAACTACCTGGCCAAGAGTTCTAAGAATTTGCagaacaaatatataaacgAGGGTGCCCATTTCCTTTTGGTTTTCACTATAACTAACATGGCCTTGTATTTACTTCAGTGCTGAAGCCCATTATATAGCATACCCCAAGGTCATAAAATCCACTAATTCTCAATTTTGGGCAGTAATCACCCTTGTCCAATCCAAAATGCATAAATCACTGTATAGGGAGCCAATGGATTCTGTTTTGTTGTATGTTATTAATAGAAGATTGAGAGAGATACATTTTTAACCTCGGACAAAATGAGCGGAAGCAAGGGATACTagtcatttataaaaatgtgtttatcattcatttgtattataaaaagaaaatcaacatAGCAACCTAGTATTATCTGATCTACAAGTTTGACTGAGCTACTTAGTTAACTGtataaagattaaaatatgaaGCAGTAGAGATACCTGTTCACCTTGGTCGTCACAATATCCAGTCAGGGACACCAAGTTTCTATGATGTAATCTTGAGAGTAGTTCTATTTCTGTAAGAAACTCTTTTTCACCCTGAAGTGATCCCTCTTGAGCACGCTTTACAGCAACAACTTTTCCATCAGCAAGAACACCTCTATAAACCTTTCCGTAACCTCCTTGCCCTACCACACTAGAGCTATCAAAATTATTCGTGGCCTGTGCCATTTCACTGTAAGTGAAATCCTTCACGCCATCGATTTTGATAGAGCTCCTTGATACTGCAATAAAATGTTACAAAGAAGGCACTAAGTTTAAGTCGTTAAATAGTTAAGTGCTGCACCGGTTATAACTTAAGACTCTAGAATTAAAGATGCAGGTAATGCAACAGAAGCTGCAAATCCAATTTAAGCATTCATTAACAACAATCCTCAGCAAGCCAACAGATTCTATAATTATTGTGTAGTAGGAATTCATGACATAAGGTAGCGTGTCAAATGtgttattgaagaaaaaaaccCCTAAAGGTACTTACATAGACGTTTCGATGATAGTTGATGATGTTTACGGATGCGTCTTCTCAAGATAAGAAGCGAGACAAATGCAGATAGAACGACTGATCCAGCTATAGTTCCCAGTATAATACCTGCTAGTGCTCCCTTGCTTATGCCAGATGATGAAGGTGGGAGGAAATCTGTAACAGAACAGCTTTATATGAGTGCAGTCTCataatcaaaaatatttttcatgagTCATCACTTACTAATTCATAACATTAAAGCCATTTCACCAGTTAAGGCATTTAATCTCAAATAAAGTGTTCATCTTGACATCTATGATAACTTATAAAGGAGATAACCTGCGTAAGCATCTGAAAGTGTAAAGTTGAGAAACTCAAAGGGCCCAAAGACATGGTTATCTTTGATCCTCCATCCACTAAACAAGTCACGAATCCGGAGTACCTCACTGTCGTTAACTAATTGCATGCTATTATTTCTGTATGGCggaaaaattttaagatacaTTCTCAGACGAGGCCCCTTCTGCCATATAGCAGAATTGATGGCAAGCTGATGGATATTCAAACCAAGCCCACTACTTAGCTCTTCCTGAAAATCACTGAGGTAGGgaacaaaatcataaaaccCTGGGCTCTTCAAGCGATATCCAACATGAAGCGGTGCAGCACAAAAACAAGGCATTCCAGGAGATGCTGGGGCATACTCATATGGAGGTTTGCATAACTGAGGAGAACAACCATCGACCCTTgtgatatttattaaattgctTGGATGTTCTTCATTAGGCCCACAGAATTGAATGAGGGTCCTATTGGAGCATAGTGGATTTCCCTGGAGCCTGAAATTTTTGTATAGTGTAAACACATTCAGCTATCAGGTATACCCAGATTAACATAGGAAAACTGTCATAACTGAAAGCTACATAAATGACGAACCCAATGGTGATGTTGGGAGCGGTGAGAAGACTCcctgaaatatttgaaaaccTATTGTTTGTGAAATCCCTGTAAcatcaaaaagtaaaaaatgactTATTAACCATTTTGGAACTATTTTTCACTGCCAACTTCAATTGAATATCTCTCATTCATAATTCATCAtgatatttgtaaaaaaaaatatgtggtAGGGGATGAAAGGAAGGAAGCATTTAGCATTAATCAGGCCTTACAGTATGAGTCTCTCTGATGCATTTAGAATCCTGTTTTGCCAAATACTGGAAGGAACAGAAccacttaataaattatttgcaaGGGACCTGCATCACAAATGAGAGGTGAGATTCAATCAGATCATCACATTACGAACTAGAACTGGCACTGACTAATCCAGTTTTTCAGTAGACTTCTAAACAATAACTTGAGCACAGAGACATAAAAGGATAGATTCTATTAATACTCTATTATATCTAGAGATAAATCTGAGAAGTTATTATCCTCACAATTTCTGTAGAAGAGGAAGCTCAGAAAAACTTCTAGGAACAATTCCATTGAGAGTGTTGTTGGAGAGATCACTACAAAGACAGAAAGCAAACTTATTAGTCCTAGGAGAGTCAAATTTCTTATGCTTTTTATGGTAAATCCGTATCAATAGAGTTTCAAAGCCTTAAACAATTTTACAAAGTTTCTTACATGAATGTAATATTCCGAGAAAGTGCACCTGTTGGTATGGATCCATTAAGTTGGTTCAGGCTCAAATCTCTATAATCAAAAGAGGcactttaattaaaatacaagtTAAGTTGCAGGACAACAGCATGAAAATTATATCagacaaaagaaaatgtagatcATCAACCAATTAGGAATAAAAGGTGAACATATTCTAATAATCTGTACTTACATGTAAGCAACATTCAGCATATTGCTCCAATTAGGAATATCCCCATATAAACTGCAGTTGCTTAAACTCCTGATTCAGCCAACAAAACCCTGACTATTACCAATATATCTTGAAGAAACCCGAAGTTCGTGTATTATTCTGGAAGATCAATGCTTTTAGGAAAAAGAATACAGATcatcaatatcaataaataccattatttatattgtagaaCATGAATTTTCTCAAACATGTGCAGGAACTGGTTTGTGTGACCACAAGCcagtaattaattactactacacaAGAGTAATATGAAATTGCCTCCACTTACAACTTCAACAGGCGTGTCATGTTGCCATACGAAGAAGGTATTGTGCTTCCACTAAAGTTGTTATTGTCAAGTTGACTagaaaaaaggcaaaaaaaaaatcaataagaTCAGAATAAGAAGTACATTAGTTATGAAGAACAGATAATATTTCTTGTTGATATGAAGGGAGTAAGAAATCAGGACTGCGTCTATGGCTTCCTATGCTAAGTAGAACATTAGTGGAGCACAGAACAAAACTAACTAATAGCAACTTCGAAGTTTGGAATGTCTAAACTGGAGGATAATAACAGTGGAACTTCAGTTTCATCACAGGGAAGGTGAAGCATATCGAAAGACATTAGGCATATAAGAGTTCAGTTGCGTATTGTAATTAATaagacaaaatataattttcattttaaggtATAGTAACATTTCCAAGTGTAAATGATCACAGATGCTAATCAAGTAATATCAACAGATGAATAGTGTGAACATATCAATTGTCACCTAGATTCTCTACACCACCAAAGAGTAACTAACTAACTATAATGGAAAAATTGTAGCATGTTCAGATTGAACACCTCTAACGAGTTTCCAATGGCTTACAGTATTAGCAGATGTGTCAGTTCAGACAATTCTGGGGGCAGATGTCCTGATAAGTTATTATTATCAAGCAACCTGCAGAAAACTCAAGTTAGTAAATTAGATGAGATGCTAGAATTACCAATGAAGTAACAACAGATTCCAACTTACAAATGAACAAGAACTGGAAGTCGAGATAGCTCCGGTGGTATTGGTCCACTGAGTGAGTTATTATTCATGTGGCTGATGAGAAGATAGGAAGATTGTAAGGCCAAAACCACATTAGTTTAGTCTGAAAAGGATAAGTAATTTCagaaattgatataattagaAAAGGAGCCcataaaatttgcaaaaagATATCTACATGTGCTTTGCTTTGCTCAAGTTGGAAAATGACAATGGCATAGGTCCCGATATTTGATTCTCGTCAACTTGTATCCTGTTCAAGTTGGATAGTTTACCGAGCTCTTCAGGCAAGGAACCAATTAACTGATTTCCACTCAGAAGCCTGAAAACAAAGAAAGGAAAACTCAGTAAGAATGCACAACCGCACACGCgcacattattttaaataccATGAATTCATTATACTGTTATTTTTGGTAGCCATCTATTATGCCATTGATATACACACATATACCTGTGTACATCAATATAACATGGCCGTATATTAAATCTGGAAAAATGTAAAAGACATTGcatgtagagagaaaaatgaaaaaaacaaagcacAAGCATTGACCAACGAGCCAAAGATAAACTTCCACTCACAGCAATTCCAAAGATGCGATGTTGCCTATCTCCTTTGGTATTATCCCACTAATATTGTTCCACATAAAATCCCTAACAGATCAATAGACAGTAAGTCATCATGAGAGCTAGAAGAATTATGCCAAAGCATTTTACAGAGTGGATACAGGATATGGTACTCAGTACTCACAGTATCTTCATATAAGGGAAACGGCCGAGCTCTGGAGATAAAGTTCCTGAAAGATTCTTATCTAACAACAACCTGTTTTTGAAGTGACAATATGTAAGTCAACATTTGTATTTCGATATAAAGCCAAAATGCACCGAGGAAAATCTAACGACGCGAAGAATCAACTATGCCCTAAAAGGATTACATACAAGGCACCTTCCACATGTCTATTTCTACATGGGTGTTCTAcaggcattttttattatttatttattttttgtttttttgatgTGAAACAAAACACTTTATTAAACTAGCGTAGACGAGAGAAAATACAATACAGATAGAGCGGACAAGACATTAACcccaaaaacaaacaaaaatgaagtCCGCACTGCAAAAGAGTATCTTGCTCTGTAGAAATGCATTGGTCTAGAGATTAGATCTCTTATGGAGTAGATTTTTGCCTTAGTTGATCACTGTAGTGGGTTTTGTGCTGCAAtatgtttataaatatacCATTTTGAGAAACATGAAAAAGGAAGAATTACATGGAGAAAGGTACTCTGGAAGAAATTTATGCCTGAGACAGAAATCATACAATTCAGTAATATGCAGATAACCATCAGTAGGTGTTAAAATGTGGCAGATAACACCAGTCCAATTTGCCTTGCATGGATCCCCCTTGTTCCAGTTGCGAAGATTTTTATAGGGATCAGTTAAACTGTTCTTGATGGATCGCAATGCATTAACTGTAGACATTGAGTAATAATGTTGATATAGTTATTGCTAAACTGAGTAAGAAACACAGTCAAGCAGGGAAATTTCACAGTCAATTAGGGAAGAAACACCTAAACTTAAAAACTGGCAGAAACAAATAGAATTAATCAATCAAGGAAGAAACATCACAGTTATCTTCAAGCACCATCATGAAAATCAGAATAGTCTGAAGCAAACTTCCACATTTATATTTAGGAGTTTACAGTTAACATTATCAATCTAGAAGCAGTTGAGATAATAGTTATAGACCTGGGCCACATAGCTACACTAGGTTGCTTAGAGTTTACTTTTCTAGTCCGTGTAAAACTGCCAGATTATCATATGAACCCTGGATCACTATCTTGTTGCATAACTTACATGCcaaatatttctttcttttcttctttcttctccCTTGTTTCATCGAGAGCCGACAGATGTTATTTGAGGTCCCATTGCAAGAATTCAGGTCATAACTAAGTAAGTATCAGTTCCTTTCGATTTCACCTATAAGTCTATACACCTCGAATCATGCTAAACATCTAAAAAGTCCATTTGAACTCGgcaaaacaaacataaataatatattaaaaaatcccTCAAAACCACCAGACATGAAGAGGGAAAAGGAAGGTAAAAATAAGAGAATCAATTACCTTCTCCCTGAGGCGTCCTTTGGCTGTTTGCGATGATAGCCACAGACGCCAAGCACAAACATACAATCAAAATCCTCCCAAACTTTGCATAGGGCATTTGAGACACCCCAAAATTCACCATCTAATAACACCCAAATCCCTGCCTAATAGCAATAATCAACAGAAACAAACTATCAATCAGAAATCATCTTCAACACAGCCAGCATAAACCACCAACAATTTGTACATCAAAATTCGTGAATGCTTACCTTTTCTATAAACACAAATAAGTAGTCAGCATCGGAATCAGCATAGACTGAAATAGAAGAAGCAGAAATCCAATCAAAGGTTGGTCAAAATTGGTAAGCAGATGAACAAACCTATTTTATTGGACGGAGTTACCTTGGTGAAATGGCGTGAGAATGCGTGTGCAAGCGCGACAGACTGCGACGGTGATTAAGCGCTGCGGAAACTACTACTTCTAGAATGTAGAGATGTTGGTTGAATGCGAAAACGTTGAAAATGTATGCACAACAACTCACATCAAATGGGAGCTGGATTTCTATACTTTATTCAGTTATTGAGACAGACagcttatttaaattaagaatttgAAAGAAGAGTTCAAGATGCTGAACAATTTGCTGCATGATATCATCATTTTTCATTGTGATGCCGTAATTAGCAATCTGTTTTTATTACAAGCCTCGAAATGTGTTCAAAATTTATTCCTACATTCACACTTATCATCCTGAATAAtttactgtaaattagtttTGATAAGAACATCCCAATCAGTTTATCATAGTAGCCGAACTagtgtacaattttttatttatattttaatttttttcaagtattgaatatcaatatatactagtataatatattatctCTGTCTCAtgagaatatgcatttttcatttttagttcgTTCCACatgaatatgcattttctaattttagaaactattttctctctaatgaggtgtgACACATTCCCcactaacaataatttaattactttttatctatacttctctcttactttactaattttgtatttaaatttatgtcaaatccaaagtgcatattattTGAGGAAGGATGGAGGATTAAacatcacaaaattaaacaacacCCTAGTTactcaattttaaaaagacCTAGGAgtacattacttaatttataaaaaactGCATtacttaatataataaaaattatactgtattactaaatttaaacaaataccTACATTATTCTACTCTAAATCTAACTTCTTTTGCAACTTCTTCACCATCCTTTCATACATCCGACAAGTGTTCGGGTCGGTGGCATTGTCACGGCTGGTGACCACGTCAAGTAACAACCTTATGTCGTAACTCTCGTGAAAGCCATCAAACGAGTCGAGCGTTGAAGCCACGAGCGCAGGTGCAAGCAAGGGAGTCGATCCAGACGTTGTCGCCTTCCCTTTGGCCTGGGTTTTGGCAGTCTTGTTGCCAACGGGGCGCCTAAAAGTAGACATTGGCGTGCCGAAACTTTCTTCTGGCTTAGCGTTGAGATCCATAGGCGACGGGCCGCCGCTGCTCATGTAACCACCACTGGCGGTGTTCTTCGCCCATTTCAGTGCTGACAAGGCGGGCGCTATTCTCTGTCGAACTTTAGCTTGTCTTTCAACATCAACCAAATGTTATAGAAATTGGACTAGCCGTACTGCTAC
The nucleotide sequence above comes from Salvia hispanica cultivar TCC Black 2014 chromosome 5, UniMelb_Shisp_WGS_1.0, whole genome shotgun sequence. Encoded proteins:
- the LOC125188885 gene encoding probable LRR receptor-like serine/threonine-protein kinase At1g06840 isoform X1, producing the protein MVNFGVSQMPYAKFGRILIVCLCLASVAIIANSQRTPQGEVNALRSIKNSLTDPYKNLRNWNKGDPCKANWTGVICHILTPTDGYLHITELLLLDKNLSGTLSPELGRFPYMKILDFMWNNISGIIPKEIGNIASLELLLLSGNQLIGSLPEELGKLSNLNRIQVDENQISGPMPLSFSNLSKAKHIHMNNNSLSGPIPPELSRLPVLVHLLLDNNNLSGHLPPELSELTHLLILQLDNNNFSGSTIPSSYGNMTRLLKLSLSNCSLYGDIPNWSNMLNVAYIDLSLNQLNGSIPTGALSRNITFIDLSNNTLNGIVPRSFSELPLLQKLSLANNLLSGSVPSSIWQNRILNASERLILDFTNNRFSNISGSLLTAPNITIGLQGNPLCSNRTLIQFCGPNEEHPSNLINITRVDGCSPQLCKPPYEYAPASPGMPCFCAAPLHVGYRLKSPGFYDFVPYLSDFQEELSSGLGLNIHQLAINSAIWQKGPRLRMYLKIFPPYRNNSMQLVNDSEVLRIRDLFSGWRIKDNHVFGPFEFLNFTLSDAYADFLPPSSSGISKGALAGIILGTIAGSVVLSAFVSLLILRRRIRKHHQLSSKRLLSRSSIKIDGVKDFTYSEMAQATNNFDSSSVVGQGGYGKVYRGVLADGKVVAVKRAQEGSLQGEKEFLTEIELLSRLHHRNLVSLTGYCDDQGEQMLAYEFVPNGTLRDHLSGKFKAPLNFAMRVRTALDAARGILYLHTEANPPIFHRDIKSSNILMDSKYSAKVADFGLSKLAPVSEFDGNAPGHVSTVVKGTPGYLDPEYFLTHKLTDKSDVYSLGVVFLELLTGMHPIYHGKNIVREVNIAYNSGIVFSVIDERMGSYPSECVQKFVNLALKCCKDDPDERPSMAQVVRELDNIWMMMPDKDSEISDYPAKEVMSYPGKEVMSSVASSSIVTTSYGSEYVSGSDLISGAIPGVAPR
- the LOC125188885 gene encoding probable LRR receptor-like serine/threonine-protein kinase At1g06840 isoform X3 codes for the protein MVNFGVSQMPYAKFGRILIVCLCLASVAIIANSQRTPQGEVNALRSIKNSLTDPYKNLRNWNKGDPCKANWTGVICHILTPTDGYLHITELLLLDKNLSGTLSPELGRFPYMKILDFMWNNISGIIPKEIGNIASLELLLLSGNQLIGSLPEELGKLSNLNRIQVDENQISGPMPLSFSNLSKAKHIHMNNNSLSGPIPPELSRLPVLVHLLLDNNNLSGHLPPELSELTHLLILQLDNNNFSGSTIPSSYGNMTRLLKLSLSNCSLYGDIPNWSNMLNVAYIDLSLNQLNGSIPTGALSRNITFIDLSNNTLNGIVPRSFSELPLLQKLSLANNLLSGSVPSSIWQNRILNASERLILDFTNNRFSNISGSLLTAPNITIGLQGNPLCSNRTLIQFCGPNEEHPSNLINITRVDGCSPQLCKPPYDDFQEELSSGLGLNIHQLAINSAIWQKGPRLRMYLKIFPPYRNNSMQLVNDSEVLRIRDLFSGWRIKDNHVFGPFEFLNFTLSDAYADFLPPSSSGISKGALAGIILGTIAGSVVLSAFVSLLILRRRIRKHHQLSSKRLLSRSSIKIDGVKDFTYSEMAQATNNFDSSSVVGQGGYGKVYRGVLADGKVVAVKRAQEGSLQGEKEFLTEIELLSRLHHRNLVSLTGYCDDQGEQMLAYEFVPNGTLRDHLSGKFKAPLNFAMRVRTALDAARGILYLHTEANPPIFHRDIKSSNILMDSKYSAKVADFGLSKLAPVSEFDGNAPGHVSTVVKGTPGYLDPEYFLTHKLTDKSDVYSLGVVFLELLTGMHPIYHGKNIVREVNIAYNSGIVFSVIDERMGSYPSECVQKFVNLALKCCKDDPDERPSMAQVVRELDNIWMMMPDKDSEISDYPAKEVMSYPGKEVMSSVASSSIVTTSYGSEYVSGSDLISGAIPGVAPR
- the LOC125188885 gene encoding probable LRR receptor-like serine/threonine-protein kinase At1g06840 isoform X2 is translated as MKQGRRKKKRKKYLAFNALRSIKNSLTDPYKNLRNWNKGDPCKANWTGVICHILTPTDGYLHITELLLLDKNLSGTLSPELGRFPYMKILDFMWNNISGIIPKEIGNIASLELLLLSGNQLIGSLPEELGKLSNLNRIQVDENQISGPMPLSFSNLSKAKHIHMNNNSLSGPIPPELSRLPVLVHLLLDNNNLSGHLPPELSELTHLLILQLDNNNFSGSTIPSSYGNMTRLLKLSLSNCSLYGDIPNWSNMLNVAYIDLSLNQLNGSIPTGALSRNITFIDLSNNTLNGIVPRSFSELPLLQKLSLANNLLSGSVPSSIWQNRILNASERLILDFTNNRFSNISGSLLTAPNITIGLQGNPLCSNRTLIQFCGPNEEHPSNLINITRVDGCSPQLCKPPYEYAPASPGMPCFCAAPLHVGYRLKSPGFYDFVPYLSDFQEELSSGLGLNIHQLAINSAIWQKGPRLRMYLKIFPPYRNNSMQLVNDSEVLRIRDLFSGWRIKDNHVFGPFEFLNFTLSDAYADFLPPSSSGISKGALAGIILGTIAGSVVLSAFVSLLILRRRIRKHHQLSSKRLLSRSSIKIDGVKDFTYSEMAQATNNFDSSSVVGQGGYGKVYRGVLADGKVVAVKRAQEGSLQGEKEFLTEIELLSRLHHRNLVSLTGYCDDQGEQMLAYEFVPNGTLRDHLSGKFKAPLNFAMRVRTALDAARGILYLHTEANPPIFHRDIKSSNILMDSKYSAKVADFGLSKLAPVSEFDGNAPGHVSTVVKGTPGYLDPEYFLTHKLTDKSDVYSLGVVFLELLTGMHPIYHGKNIVREVNIAYNSGIVFSVIDERMGSYPSECVQKFVNLALKCCKDDPDERPSMAQVVRELDNIWMMMPDKDSEISDYPAKEVMSYPGKEVMSSVASSSIVTTSYGSEYVSGSDLISGAIPGVAPR
- the LOC125188885 gene encoding probable LRR receptor-like serine/threonine-protein kinase At1g06840 isoform X5 yields the protein MNNNSLSGPIPPELSRLPVLVHLLLDNNNLSGHLPPELSELTHLLILQLDNNNFSGSTIPSSYGNMTRLLKLSLSNCSLYGDIPNWSNMLNVAYIDLSLNQLNGSIPTGALSRNITFIDLSNNTLNGIVPRSFSELPLLQKLSLANNLLSGSVPSSIWQNRILNASERLILDFTNNRFSNISGSLLTAPNITIGLQGNPLCSNRTLIQFCGPNEEHPSNLINITRVDGCSPQLCKPPYEYAPASPGMPCFCAAPLHVGYRLKSPGFYDFVPYLSDFQEELSSGLGLNIHQLAINSAIWQKGPRLRMYLKIFPPYRNNSMQLVNDSEVLRIRDLFSGWRIKDNHVFGPFEFLNFTLSDAYADFLPPSSSGISKGALAGIILGTIAGSVVLSAFVSLLILRRRIRKHHQLSSKRLLSRSSIKIDGVKDFTYSEMAQATNNFDSSSVVGQGGYGKVYRGVLADGKVVAVKRAQEGSLQGEKEFLTEIELLSRLHHRNLVSLTGYCDDQGEQMLAYEFVPNGTLRDHLSGKFKAPLNFAMRVRTALDAARGILYLHTEANPPIFHRDIKSSNILMDSKYSAKVADFGLSKLAPVSEFDGNAPGHVSTVVKGTPGYLDPEYFLTHKLTDKSDVYSLGVVFLELLTGMHPIYHGKNIVREVNIAYNSGIVFSVIDERMGSYPSECVQKFVNLALKCCKDDPDERPSMAQVVRELDNIWMMMPDKDSEISDYPAKEVMSYPGKEVMSSVASSSIVTTSYGSEYVSGSDLISGAIPGVAPR
- the LOC125188885 gene encoding probable LRR receptor-like serine/threonine-protein kinase At1g06840 isoform X4 translates to MLLLDKNLSGTLSPELGRFPYMKILDFMWNNISGIIPKEIGNIASLELLLLSGNQLIGSLPEELGKLSNLNRIQVDENQISGPMPLSFSNLSKAKHIHMNNNSLSGPIPPELSRLPVLVHLLLDNNNLSGHLPPELSELTHLLILQLDNNNFSGSTIPSSYGNMTRLLKLSLSNCSLYGDIPNWSNMLNVAYIDLSLNQLNGSIPTGALSRNITFIDLSNNTLNGIVPRSFSELPLLQKLSLANNLLSGSVPSSIWQNRILNASERLILDFTNNRFSNISGSLLTAPNITIGLQGNPLCSNRTLIQFCGPNEEHPSNLINITRVDGCSPQLCKPPYEYAPASPGMPCFCAAPLHVGYRLKSPGFYDFVPYLSDFQEELSSGLGLNIHQLAINSAIWQKGPRLRMYLKIFPPYRNNSMQLVNDSEVLRIRDLFSGWRIKDNHVFGPFEFLNFTLSDAYADFLPPSSSGISKGALAGIILGTIAGSVVLSAFVSLLILRRRIRKHHQLSSKRLLSRSSIKIDGVKDFTYSEMAQATNNFDSSSVVGQGGYGKVYRGVLADGKVVAVKRAQEGSLQGEKEFLTEIELLSRLHHRNLVSLTGYCDDQGEQMLAYEFVPNGTLRDHLSGKFKAPLNFAMRVRTALDAARGILYLHTEANPPIFHRDIKSSNILMDSKYSAKVADFGLSKLAPVSEFDGNAPGHVSTVVKGTPGYLDPEYFLTHKLTDKSDVYSLGVVFLELLTGMHPIYHGKNIVREVNIAYNSGIVFSVIDERMGSYPSECVQKFVNLALKCCKDDPDERPSMAQVVRELDNIWMMMPDKDSEISDYPAKEVMSYPGKEVMSSVASSSIVTTSYGSEYVSGSDLISGAIPGVAPR